The genome window taaattttttatgttgttgttgtgtttgcctTGCTTGTCCATTcacctgtgtttgttttttgttttgttttttcaagaaagCCTTTTATGTTTTtagtctttttctggacttgattatcgatacagtattattattattgtagtctTTTTGCGCCAAGGATGTGTGAGATACTTGTTGGCAATTTTTAGCTTTGAATGACTCTTATTACATCAGTGTGACTACTTCTGTCAAAGTTCATATTCTGtgtttccattgttgttgttttattataattagtagtagttgtagtagtagtagttgaaatATTTTATAGTTGACAACTACGAAATGAGAACCGTTTGTCACCTGTGTGGTTTTCAGCCAGCAGCGGAGCCAGAATGCAGACGCCACTGCTGGACTTCTTGAAGAAGCGGAAGGAGGAGCGCAGAATGACTTTCCAGGTAGGAGGACATGAGCCGTTCTGAAGCAAGTGcgagggaagagggggtgtggtgtgggggtggcttGGTCTGCAGGGGTCACAAAGCAGGACGTCTGATAATGCATGAACGTGAAACCGACATCTTTGgaaacagagaggaggaggaggcaataTAAAGCATTAACAGGTGTCCCAGACTCTCTGGAAATACAAAGGATGCAATATAACACGTGAACATGCGTCCCTGGTGCTTTGGAAATAGAAAGGACTCGGTAAAATGCATGAAAGTGTCGCCAAAGTTTTGAAAATAGAAAAAACGCAATGTAACACATGAATTTGTTCTTGACACTTTGGAAACAGAAAGGTTGCAATATAACACGTGAACATTTCCCTGACACTTTGGAAACAGAAAGGGTGCAGTATAACACATGAACATGTATACTCGACACTTTGGAAACAGAAAGGTTGCAATATAACACGTGAACATTTCCCTGACACTTTGGAAACAGAAAGGGTGCAGTATAACACATGAACATGTATACTCGACACTTTGGAAATAGAAAGGTTGCAATATAACACGTGAACATTTCCCTGACACTTTGGAAACAGAAATGACTCAAtataacacatgcacatgcgtacCCAACACTTTGGACACAGTAAGGACACAATATAATGGATGAACATGCATCAGTAACACTTTGACAGTAGAAAGGACACAGTATAATGCATGAACATGTGTCCATCCCCCCCTGTTAAGCAAGAAACCATACAGGCAGGTTGATGGGATGCTCTAAGCAGTAAGTTGTTGGAATTGTATGCCATTGTCTCACTGTTATGAGTAAACAGCTTGTTGTTTAACAtagaataaaacttttttttcagtctgaaaaATTCTAAATGCgtgctgatgacagaaaatgaaggatGACCGCAAGCGCAAGGAGATTGAGCGGCGCCGGAACAAGGATGAGGACCGCCGGCGGCCCCCCAAGGACAACCACAACCGCGACAGGGGGGGCGACGGAGGGGGCCACGACAGAGACCGGGACCGGGATGTCCggggagacaggaacagagacaggatgCGTGACCGGGACAGGGAGCGAGGAGGAGGGCGCCACTGGGACTCTGAGGGTCCCCCCATGTCCCGCGGGGAGAAGGATCGGGATCGGGACAGGGAccggcgagagagggagaggggggagcgcGAGGACCCGCTACAGCATCAGCAGCCGGTGAAGGtgagggggttggatgggggtaggggaggaggttTTTGTGGGTGTTAGTTGATGGGTTTgacgtgtgtccatgtgtgttggggtggtggagggggttggggagtggggcaGTACGTGTGGCAGGATGTTAGTtgatgaggtgagggggtggaggggaaggtgtgcatgtggggagggggcaggaggtatttgtatttgtatttctttttatcacaacagatgtctctgtgtgaaattcaggctgctctcccacagggaaagtgcgtcgctatactacagcgccacccattttttttgtattttttcctgcgtgcagttttatttgtttttcctaatgaagtggatttttctgcagaattttgccaggaacatccctttttgttgccatgggttcttttacgtgcggtaagtgcatgttgcacacaggacctgggtttatcgtctcatccgaatgactagcgtccagaccaccctgaaggtctagtggaagtggaggaaatattggcagctgagccgtgatttgatccagcgtgctcagattctctcgcttcctaggcggacgcgttacctctaggccatcactccacaatgtgtGGAGGGATGTTAGCTGATGAAGTGAGGGGGTGGTTGGAGAAGTGGGGGGGCAGAAGGTGTGTGGTGATGTTAGTTGATGAGGTGAAGGaaagggggtaggtgtggggaggATGTTAATTGATGAggtgagggaaaggggtggagggaggtgtggggaggatgtTAATTGATGaggtgagggaaagggggggagggaggttagggaggtgtggggaggatgtTAATTGATGAGGTAAGGGaaagggggtaggtgtggggaggATGTTAATTGATGAGGTGAAGGAAAGGGGGTAGGTTTGGGGAGGATGTTAATTGATGAGGTGAAGgaaaggggggaggtgtggggaggatgtTAATTGATGAGGtgaaggaaaggggggagggaggtgtggggaggatgtTAATTGATGaggtgagggaaaggggggagggaggtgtggggaggatgtTAATTGATGaggtgaaggaaagggggggagggaggtgtggggaggatgtTAATTGAtgaggtgaaggaaagagggggagggaggagtggggaggatgTTAATTGATGaggtgaaggaaagggggggagggaggtgtggggaggatgtTAATTGAtgaggtgaaggaaagagggggagggaggtgtggggaggatgtTAATTGATGAGGTGAAGGaaagggggtaggtgtggggaggATGTTAATTGATGaggtgagggaaaggggggggaggtgtggggaggatgtTAATTGATGAggtaagggaaaggggggggagggaggtgtggggaggatgtTAATTGATGaggtgaaggaaagggggggaggggggtgtggggaggatgtTAATTGATGaggtgagggaaagggggggagggaggtgtggggaggatgtTAATTGATGaggtgaaggaaagggggggagggaggtgtggggaggatgtTAATTGATGGGGTGAAGGaaagggggtaggtgtggggaggATGTTAATTGATGaggtgagggaaagggggggagggaggtgtggggaggatgtTAATTGATGaggtgaaggaaagggggggtaggtgtggggaggatgttgatggggtgaacaggtggagggaggaggggggtgtgtggggagggggcgggaggtggatATGGGGAGGATGTCAGTtgatgaggtggaggggtggagggaggaagggggtgtgtggggagggggcgggaggtggatATGGGGAGGATGTCAGTTgatgaggtggaggaagggggcgtgtggggagggggcaggaggtggaTATGGGGAGGATGTCAGTTGatgaggtggagggaggaagggggcgtgtggggagggggcgggaggtggatATGGGGAGGATGTCAGTTGatgaggtggagggaggaagggggcgtgtggggagggggcgggaggtggatATGGGGAGGATGTCAGTTGATGGGTTTGACAAGTGTCCTGACTTTGGGACTGTGGGGGTAGAGCTTGAAGGAAATCCATGTTTTTAATTGGTTTTAAaattttacatggactgaaaAAGCTTGTGTGAattgttttgtgtcttttttaaatgttattttcagcattttcattttgtgtttttttatttggaTCTAAATGTTGCATGGACAAAGTGAAACACAGGTGAATTGAGACTCTGTTATGTTGTTTAAATTTACTTTTCTGACATTTTTTTGGGTCCTCTtatctgtttcctttttcttttttttcttttttttgctgctccatcatctgcaccgtttcagtggcattactcccatgtcgCTCATTCCGAGGCCCCTATACACGGCCATACCCAGGTTCGTCTCTCACAGTCCTAGTACCggtagtccacagggagccattatgttaggtcgccaggaggccacacacctgaggagacgttgcactgctgctgagtcacttcggtggtgttcggcaGTGCTTACATGtattctgatttaacatacttaggacaccacctactaacgacaataatggcttagtcacagagccagactaagtgagcgTCTCCCCCTGAGTGTagactgccaccatgtccctccaacggcagtcccccatgaactGATGAGTGACTGTCCCTGAAATGGTCCTCTGTGCAGTCAGATGGGCTGTAAGCTACATGATATAATTTGAGACTAGTTTTGATGCCTCTTCAGGTCCATGGCATCATTGCTGCCTGTCTTTTCTAGCCCACAGTACGTCAGCAACAGTTTGCCAGAGTTCTTCTGTCtagagatgcctgacagcagcataacccaacatgctagtcaggtcttgagtgcatgcatgtatatatgatatTGTGTCCAGAGAGGATTaattttcttctgcagaattttgccagagagcaacatttttgttgccttgggttctttttcagtggacCAAGCCAGTGCCatgcacgggacctcagtttatctccTCATCCGAATTTTAagacattcagtttgatttttcagtcaaacctgggagaagggGTGAGACTGTGAATCAAAGAACCCAGACCCCTGTagatactgtattggcagataagggtgttaagcattctgccaccatcctcctTAGTACCAAAACGCGAGTCATGTTTTTTCAGGAAACCCCAGGGGGGTTACATGAAAATGGTAAATATTTCATGTGACTGATACAGATATTAcctctttcgttcctattttcCTATGATTGTGAACCATTACTCTCCATTGTTCCAAGATTCTTGCCATATGTATAtccccttcattcctggatttagagaagagaaataaAGTATGAAGTATGGTACTTATTTCGGAGACTTACAGCAACAcagctcattacagtacactaaaaTTGTCATACACTGTTGtgtacagaattgatgtgagaagttttCTGTGACCATGTTGACAcaatagggtgacatctctggtgacactcaggtgtaaaacaagTGACTTTTGGGTCAAACACGACGCATACTAGTACTtactacatgcaggacagtgtttccataacccactgaacgctgacacagattatgggcgtatttgatcttctgcttgtgtatagtTTCCAcatggaggttcaggcacaagtgggtctgcacatatattgacctgggagattggaaaaaaattccaccctttacccacctggcactgttactgagattcgaaaccgggaccctcagattgaaagtccaacgctttgacctctcggctattgcacccatttaTTGGGAGATAAGTGCATTAACCATTTGCCACTttgctcagattgaaagtctaacgctttaaccactcggctgttacacCCGTCTGTTGGGAGATATAAgtgtgttaaccattctgccactatCCTCCTTGGTCGGTACCATAGACATGATAAACTGGAACGACGACCCTCTCTTGCAGCTGCTGAAGAACTTGGaccgggagagggagagggagctggAGAAGGACCAGCAGGGCAACAAGAACAGCGGGCGGGAGAACCTCCGCTTCTCCAAGGAGAACCGGGAGCGGGACCGCGCTGAGCGGGAGAAGGTGGTCAAGGGTGAGAAGACCCCGCCTCCTCCCGACAAAcccaggggagggggaggcaacAAGGCAGGGCGGGAtggcgaccaccaccaccaccatcgggggggaggagggggagggaagcccGGCCGAGATGACCGGCACCCCGTGGAGAAAGGTCGGGGAGGGGGACCTCAGGGCCGTGAGGAGAAGTACCGCCAAGATGACCGCCCGTACTCGGGGCGCAGTGGGGACAGAGGTCGTGGGGGCGGGCGAGGAGACCGCCAGGGGTACAGGGATAGGGACCGCCCCAGGaaggacggggagagggagagacccaGGCAGGAGAGGGAcggggacagggacaggaaccagccgagagacagagagaaggaccgGGCCGACAAGAGGTGAGTGAcggtggggagggagagtggcgTTGCCTGTGAACCATTATGTGTGATGTAGGGAGGGTGGTGTTGTTGCCTGTGaattgtgtgtgatggagggagagtggcATTGTTGCCTGtgaactgttgtgtgtgatggagggagggtggtgttgttgcctgtgaattgtgtgtgatggagggagagtggtATTGTTGCCTGtgaactgttgtgtgtgatgtagggagggtggtgttgttgcctgtgaattgtgtgtgatggagggagagtggcATTGTTGCCTGtgaactgttgtgtgtgatggagggagacTTGTGTTGTTGCCTGTGaattgtgtgtgatggagggagagtggtggtgttgcctgtgaattgttgtgtgtgatggagggagagtggtgtTGTTGCCTGtgaactgttgtgtgtgatggagggagagtggtgtTTGTTGCCAGtgaactgttgtgtgtgatggagggagagtggcGTTGTTGCCTGtgaactgttgtgtgtgatggagggagagtggcGTTGTTGCCTGTGaattgtgtgtgatggagggagagtggtgtTTGTTGCCTGtgaactgttgtgtgtgatggagggggagtgGCGTTGTTGCCTGTGAACTGTTTGTGATGGAGGGGGAGTGGCGTTGTTGCCTGtgaactgttgtgtgtgatggagggggagtgGCGTTGTTGCCAGtgaactgttgtgtgtgatggagggagagtggcGTTGTTGCCTGtgaactgttgtgtgtgatggagggagagtggtgtTTGTTGCCAGtgaactgttgtgtgtgatggggggagagtggtgtTTGTTGCCAGTGAACTGTttgtgatggagggagagtggtgtTTGTTGCCAGtgaactgttgtgtgtgatggggggagagtggtgtTTGTTGCCAGtgaactgttgtgtgtgatggagggggagtgGCGTTGTTGCCTGTGaattgtgtgtgatggagggggagtgGCGTTGTTGCCTGtgaactgttgtgtgtgatggagggagagtggcGTTGTTGCCTGTGaattgtgtgtgatggagagtgGCGTTGTTGCCTGTGAACTGTTGTGTGTGATAGAGGGGGAGTGGCGTTGCCTGtgaactgttgtgtgtgatggggggagagtggtgtTTGTTGCCAGtgaactgttgtgtgtgatggggggagagtggtgtTTGTTGCCAGtgaactgttgtgtgtgatgggggagagtGGTGTTGTTGCCTGtgaactgttgtgtgtgatggggggagagtggtgtTGTTGCCTGtgaactgttgtgtgtgatggggggagagtggtgtTGTTGCCTGtgaactgttgtgtgtgatgggggagagtGGTGTTTGTTGCCTGtgaactgttgtgtgtgatggggggagagtggtgtTGCTTCAATGCCTGTGAATTGTTGTACATGATGGGGGGAGAGTGGCAATGTTTGTAAACTGttgtgtgatggagggagagtggcATTTGTTGCCAATGAACTGCTatgtgtgatggagggagagtgatgttgattgtaactgttgtgtgtgatggagggagagtgatgttgattgtaactgttgtgtgtgatggagggagagtggtgtTGATTAtaactgttgtgtgtgatggagggagagtgatgttgattgtaactgttgtgtgtgatggagggagagtgatgttgattgtaactgttgtgtgtgatggagggagagt of Babylonia areolata isolate BAREFJ2019XMU chromosome 30, ASM4173473v1, whole genome shotgun sequence contains these proteins:
- the LOC143275320 gene encoding uncharacterized protein LOC143275320 isoform X2, with amino-acid sequence MTQEKVDKSSKREDKKQSDDRRKDHPPTKIVIRRLPPTLTPEQFLEQVSPLPNYDFFYFVRADMSLGPNAFTRAYINFQNSEDVFSFRDKFDGYVFVDAKGNDYPAVVEFATFQKVPKKKTKRADSKKGTIEQDSDYKRFLESLENPEAEPQVSLETYLEELEEKERQNKASSGARMQTPLLDFLKKRKEERRMTFQKMKDDRKRKEIERRRNKDEDRRRPPKDNHNRDRGGDGGGHDRDRDRDVRGDRNRDRMRDRDRERGGGRHWDSEGPPMSRGEKDRDRDRDRRERERGEREDPLQHQQPVKLLKNLDRERERELEKDQQGNKNSGRENLRFSKENRERDRAEREKVVKGEKTPPPPDKPRGGGGNKAGRDGDHHHHHRGGGGGGKPGRDDRHPVEKGRGGGPQGREEKYRQDDRPYSGRSGDRGRGGGRGDRQGYRDRDRPRKDGERERPRQERDGDRDRNQPRDREKDRADKRGGGAAGRREGGRGRGADSSSSDNSGNNAKRRSEPAAPGERERQRERPERQLYVPRKALERRQQQQQQQQEEESSKAVPLAEDQGHSDRGEDPENKVKDQGPPEQEGAAKDRESRVDDD